One genomic window of Oleomonas cavernae includes the following:
- a CDS encoding zinc-binding dehydrogenase, producing MLVPHPRYVLDYAGIDENRAGPLACSGLTAFSALHKIPPAGAGDPLLIIGAGGVGLMAIQMAKALYPQAPLIVAEIDPVKAEAALAAGAAAVLDPREKESLTRLQREFGGVHAAFDFVGAESTLQLAVKALRRGGSAVVVGLFGGAFTLPIPMFPWNGIAVMGSYVGSLAELTQLLALVQSGKVAAIPVTLRPMAQASDALADLKAGKVVGRTVLTV from the coding sequence GTGCTGGTGCCGCACCCGCGCTATGTGCTGGATTACGCCGGGATCGACGAGAATCGCGCCGGGCCGCTGGCCTGCTCGGGCCTGACCGCGTTTTCCGCGCTGCACAAGATTCCGCCAGCCGGCGCGGGCGATCCCCTGCTGATCATCGGCGCCGGCGGCGTCGGGCTGATGGCGATCCAGATGGCCAAGGCGCTCTACCCGCAAGCACCGCTGATCGTGGCCGAGATCGATCCGGTGAAAGCCGAGGCGGCCCTGGCCGCCGGCGCCGCCGCCGTCCTCGATCCGCGCGAGAAAGAGAGCCTGACCCGCCTGCAGCGCGAATTCGGCGGCGTCCACGCGGCCTTCGATTTCGTCGGCGCCGAGTCCACCTTGCAGCTTGCCGTCAAGGCCCTGCGCCGGGGCGGCAGCGCGGTGGTGGTCGGCCTGTTCGGCGGCGCCTTCACTCTGCCCATCCCGATGTTCCCGTGGAACGGCATCGCCGTGATGGGATCCTATGTCGGCAGCCTGGCCGAGCTTACCCAACTGCTGGCCTTGGTTCAGTCGGGCAAGGTCGCCGCCATTCCGGTCACCCTGCGGCCCATGGCGCAGGCCAGCGACGCCTTGGCCGACCTCAAGGCCGGCAAGGTGGTCGGCCGGACAGTGCTGACGGTGTGA